From one Erinaceus europaeus chromosome 4, mEriEur2.1, whole genome shotgun sequence genomic stretch:
- the PHETA2 gene encoding sesquipedalian-2 — protein MKLNERSVAHYALSDAPADLTGFLRTWAGAASSPGPSGAGRRCWFVLKGNLLFSFESPEGRAPLSLVVLEGCTVELAEAPEPEEFAFAIRFAAPGVRPHLLAADGPAAQEAWVKALSRASFSYMRLVVRELESQLRDARLSLALQRRASWRTPSRRKPPALDQRPVGLDNGHGSSRDCSPTGLMEWDLQGTPSLGLGRGQSPVSPETSCFSTLHDWYGQEIVALRQGWLQRAQARQQLQEHHRP, from the coding sequence ATGAAGTTGAATGAGAGGAGTGTGGCCCACTATGCCCtgagcgacgcccctgcagaccTCACTGGCTTCCTGCGCACCTGGGCGGGAGCAGCCAGCTCCCCCGGGCCCAGCGGTGCTGGCCGAAGGTGCTGGTTTGTCCTCAAGGGCAACCTACTCTTCTCCTTTGAGAGTCCTGAGGGCCGGGCTCCGCTGAGCCTGGTGGTGCTGGAGGGCTGCACTGTGGAGCTGGCTGAGGCGCCCGAGCCTGAGGAGTTCGCCTTTGCCATCCGCTTTGCAGCCCCTGGGGTGCGGCCTCACCTGCTGGCAGCAGATGGGCCAGCGGCCCAGGAGGCCTGGGTGAAGGCACTGTCCAGGGCCAGCTTCAGCTACATGCGCCTGGTGGTGCGTGAGCTGGAGAGCCAGCTGCGCGACGCCCGCCTCAGCCTGGCCCTGCAGCGCCGTGCCTCCTGGAGGACCCCCAGCCGCAGAAAGCCCCCAGCCCTGGACCAGAGGCCAGTGGGCTTGGACAATGGCCATGGCTCCTCCAGGGACTGCAGCCCCACGGGCTTGATGGAGTGGGACTTGCAGGGCACCCCCAGCCTAGGCCTGGGCAGGGGGCAGAGCCCTGTGTCCCCCGAGACCTCCTGCTTCTCCACCCTCCACGACTGGTACGGCCAGGAGATCGTGGCGCTGAGGCAGGGCTGGCTGCAGCGGGCCCAGGCCAGGCAGCAACTGCAGGAACACCACCGGCCCTGA